In Halorussus limi, a genomic segment contains:
- a CDS encoding ArsR/SmtB family transcription factor: MSEDCDVEDIAALLEDETVRDILTATSIEPMSANALSERCGASEPTIYRRLEDLRACDLVEERTKLDPTAGHHHKVYSPRLERVTVELNEGSLALSVKRREDVADRFTDLVEGM, translated from the coding sequence GTGAGTGAGGACTGCGACGTCGAGGACATCGCCGCGCTCCTCGAAGACGAGACCGTTCGCGACATCCTCACAGCAACGAGCATCGAACCCATGTCAGCCAACGCACTGAGCGAACGATGCGGCGCATCGGAGCCGACCATCTACCGGCGTCTGGAGGACCTGCGAGCGTGCGACCTCGTCGAAGAGCGGACCAAACTCGACCCGACCGCGGGCCACCACCACAAGGTGTACTCGCCGCGACTGGAGCGCGTGACCGTCGAACTGAACGAGGGGTCGCTCGCGCTCTCGGTGAAGCGCCGCGAGGACGTTGCCGACCGGTTCACCGACCTCGTGGAGGGGATGTGA
- a CDS encoding DUF7521 family protein: MAMSPASLIGTVTPLQLTPPDVPGWVRIVSQSMNLVAAFIGLLIAYQAYRGYRRNDSRPMLFIAIGFALTVGLPFVLLGPMLLFGDNPAAVSAFVILGNGSTLVGLGCILYALRMPS; encoded by the coding sequence ATGGCGATGTCGCCCGCGTCGCTCATCGGGACGGTGACGCCGCTCCAACTCACGCCGCCGGACGTGCCCGGTTGGGTCCGAATCGTCTCGCAGTCGATGAACCTCGTCGCGGCGTTCATCGGCCTGCTCATCGCCTATCAGGCCTACCGGGGCTACCGGCGCAACGACAGCAGGCCCATGCTGTTCATCGCCATCGGTTTCGCGCTGACCGTCGGTCTCCCGTTCGTGCTGCTGGGTCCGATGCTGCTGTTCGGGGACAACCCCGCGGCGGTGTCGGCGTTCGTCATCCTCGGGAACGGCAGCACGCTGGTCGGTCTGGGCTGTATCCTCTACGCGCTCCGGATGCCGAGTTGA
- a CDS encoding outer membrane protein assembly factor BamB family protein: MTTPSDSDDSTRRRFLATAGLLAGTAGLSGCLSGTGSEPTTGVTETTTDDGPTADDGQATEDAAEESPGAATAWPQFGFDARNSGHARSASGPGADAAIAWRFDAGTPTMNTSPVVADGTVYAPGSGGPGYLHAVDAETGESVWRFEPAGYANSAPAVADGRLYVGTWGKTFYAVDAETGEQVWANDVGHRFGSSSPAVADGTVYVGTVGDGPMVVSGEDDEEKFESCAVLALDAETGDERWRYDDFGEKENVESSIAVAGGRVYFGGESAVYALDADSGSVAWSREIAAHPQSSPAVADGTVYYGAPSSGGEGGPPAKLFALDAATGETVWSAGIEDISLRTSPAVADGTVYVAASSTRVCAFGGGGGVSTETEDGGGTTGSGETTDDRTESGATTTSDAEGPDSNCSGRNRGRLYAIDAASGEREWTAEFRTDTRSSPAVADGAVYVGNGNGLSAVTTDGETLWRIGFESDRDGGPYVDSSPAVSGGRVFVGASDGRLRAVGTK, encoded by the coding sequence ATGACCACTCCCTCCGACTCTGACGACTCGACGCGGCGGCGGTTCCTCGCGACCGCCGGTCTCCTCGCCGGAACGGCCGGACTCTCGGGATGCCTCTCGGGCACGGGGTCCGAACCGACGACCGGTGTCACCGAGACGACGACCGACGACGGACCGACGGCCGACGACGGGCAGGCGACCGAGGACGCGGCCGAGGAGTCGCCCGGCGCGGCGACCGCGTGGCCGCAGTTCGGGTTCGACGCCCGCAACTCGGGCCACGCGCGGTCGGCCAGCGGTCCCGGCGCGGACGCCGCGATAGCGTGGCGGTTCGACGCCGGGACGCCGACGATGAACACCTCGCCCGTGGTCGCCGACGGTACGGTTTACGCGCCGGGCAGCGGCGGCCCCGGCTACCTCCACGCCGTGGACGCCGAGACCGGCGAGTCCGTGTGGCGCTTCGAACCGGCCGGCTACGCGAACTCGGCCCCTGCGGTCGCCGACGGTCGACTCTACGTCGGCACGTGGGGCAAGACGTTCTACGCGGTGGACGCCGAGACCGGCGAGCAGGTGTGGGCGAACGACGTCGGCCACCGGTTCGGGTCGTCCTCGCCCGCCGTCGCGGACGGCACGGTCTACGTCGGAACCGTCGGCGACGGTCCGATGGTGGTCAGCGGCGAGGACGACGAGGAGAAGTTCGAGTCCTGCGCGGTCCTCGCGCTCGACGCCGAGACCGGCGACGAGCGGTGGCGCTACGACGACTTCGGCGAGAAGGAGAACGTGGAGTCGTCGATTGCGGTCGCCGGGGGCCGGGTCTACTTCGGCGGCGAGTCGGCGGTGTACGCGCTCGACGCCGACTCGGGGTCGGTCGCGTGGTCGCGCGAGATTGCCGCCCACCCGCAGTCCTCGCCCGCAGTCGCGGACGGCACGGTCTACTACGGCGCGCCGTCGTCCGGCGGCGAGGGCGGTCCCCCGGCGAAACTGTTCGCCCTCGACGCCGCGACCGGCGAGACGGTCTGGAGCGCCGGTATCGAGGACATCAGCCTCCGGACCTCGCCCGCCGTCGCCGATGGGACGGTGTACGTCGCGGCGTCCTCGACGCGCGTCTGCGCGTTCGGCGGGGGCGGCGGCGTCTCGACGGAGACCGAAGACGGCGGCGGGACGACAGGGAGCGGCGAGACGACCGACGACAGGACCGAGAGCGGCGCCACGACGACGAGCGACGCGGAGGGTCCCGACTCGAACTGCTCGGGCCGGAATCGGGGTCGCCTCTACGCCATCGACGCCGCCAGCGGCGAACGCGAGTGGACCGCCGAGTTCCGGACCGACACTCGCTCGTCGCCCGCCGTGGCCGATGGCGCGGTCTACGTCGGGAACGGAAACGGCCTCTCTGCGGTGACGACCGACGGCGAGACCCTGTGGCGAATCGGCTTCGAGAGCGACCGGGACGGCGGTCCCTACGTCGACTCGTCGCCCGCGGTCTCCGGCGGCCGTGTCTTCGTCGGCGCGTCGGACGGCCGTCTCCGCGCCGTCGGAACGAAATAG